In Macadamia integrifolia cultivar HAES 741 chromosome 5, SCU_Mint_v3, whole genome shotgun sequence, a single window of DNA contains:
- the LOC122077832 gene encoding circumsporozoite protein-like produces the protein MKPNVNPHPLPLALHYISVPSKPAKQPTHLQPLKPTHSPPPQQRSTIDMVRELKSSQFFLPLLFIGASFFFSFTEAARPFNILKAGITEEISSGFFDILSLGGIKSSGPSAGGGGNKFINTQTLGGIKDSGPSPGGGNKFTNAQTLGGIKDSGPSPGGGNKFTNAQTLGGIKDSGSSPGVGHKFTNAQTLGGMKDSGSSPGVGHKVTNAQTLGGIKDSGSSPGVGHSFTNDQTLGGIKDSGSSPGVGHSFTNAQTRGGIN, from the coding sequence ATGAAGCCCAACGTCAACCCTCATCCCTTACCACTAGCCCTTCACTATATAAGTGTGCCCTCCAAACCTGCAAAACAACCAACACATCTGCAACCCCTCAAGCCCACACactcaccaccaccacaacaaaGATCAACGATAGACATGGTTAGAGAACTCAAATCTTCCCAATTCTTTCTTCCACTCCTCTTCATCGGGGCgagcttctttttctccttcactGAAGCTGCTCGTCCGTTCAATATTTTAAAGGCTGGTATCACTGAAGAGATCAGCTCTGGGTTCTTTGATATCTTGTCTCTTGGAGGAATCAAGAGCTCCGGTCCAAGCGCTGGTGGTGGAGGTAACAAGTTCATCAATACTCAGACTCTCGGAGGGATTAAAGATTCAGGTCCCAGCCCCGGCGGAGGTAACAAGTTTACAAACGCTCAGACCCTCGGAGGAATTAAGGATTCCGGTCCCAGCCCTGGCGGAGGTAACAAGTTCACAAATGCACAGACCCTTGGAGGGATTAAGGATTCTGGTTCCAGCCCTGGTGTTGGCCACAAGTTCACAAATGCTCAAACTCTTGGAGGGATGAAGGACTCTGGTTCGAGCCCTGGTGTTGGCCACAAGGTCACAAACGCCCAAACTCTTGGAGGGATCAAGGACTCTGGTTCCAGCCCTGGTGTTGGCCACTCTTTCACAAACGACCAAACTCTTGGAGGAATCAAGGACTCTGGTTCCAGCCCCGGTGTTGGCCACTCTTTCACAAACGCCCAAACTCGTGGAGGGATTAATTAA